From one Coffea eugenioides isolate CCC68of chromosome 11, Ceug_1.0, whole genome shotgun sequence genomic stretch:
- the LOC113754288 gene encoding sec1 family domain-containing protein MIP3, protein MVDVIKCCLDSIRQISDDIKDAIVYLDAGCAESFQFLGAFPLLLELGARAVCSLEKTSALDEVVSWQSNPEPAQKVVVITSRLLSDAHRYVLRCLSTIQRIHRCIIFTPISEVGHSAYPDSPLGPDAFREYESLLVQDYEELTKGGQMNSRESDDSNPRESLIPEGEGWSQLAFDGDDISNSGPYSTAKVVYKDGFPVPAADGGQMLVVNVHHFPLILCPFSPRVFVLPSEGSVAEGNLSVEHENSISPGLPSISTGTPDDGEDVPAGATLTAQFLYYLATKMDLKLEIFSLGDLSKTVGRLLMDMSSLYDVGRRKRSAGLLLIDRTLDLLTPCCHGDSLVDRIFSCLPRREPTTSLTHVKGSQSQLKHGVVRPPLDVQIPLDKILEEETLGDNFQLLESIEAFLHGWDSSNAAAQIVDLTNLSKKLNGEKPLQNSKFEQIRGSFVSTDNFHGTKYLEAVLDRRTKDGAVLIKKWLQESLRQENITLNMKIRQRSISNTELQPMIKAIAKSQSSLVRNKGIIQLAAATLTALDELHSTRWDGFSSAEKILNVNAGDTSQSLASQISDLINKSALVGLQEHKSHSSQGLLSLQDALLLTVIGYILAGENFPTSGSGGPFSWQEEHFMQEAILDAILENPAVARLKFLQGLAEELKANFSRRNPDEKKEESPSQLETVDFDDDQWESWGDENEDTDKTKDQAYGDMQLKLELRDRVDNLFKFLHKLSSLRRIMPLETKLNDDPYSNKGLLYKVLTRVLAKYDFPGLEYHSSTVGRLFKSGFGRFGLGQAKPSLVDQDIILVFVIGGINTVEVREAHEALSESSRPDKELILGGTTLLTPDDMFELLLGESSFI, encoded by the exons ATGGTTGATGTCATCAAATGTTGTCTGGATTCAATTCGACAA ATATCAGATGATATTAAGGATGCCATTGTATATTTGGATGCTGGATGTGCTGAGAGTTTTcagtttcttggagcttttcCTTTATTATTAGAACTCGGTGCTCGTGCTGTTTGCAGCTTGGAGAAGACGTCTGCTCTTGATGAG GTGGTTAGCTGGCAATCAAATCCTGAACCGGCACAGAAAGTGGTGGTCATCACCTCTCGCCTACTTAGTGATGCACATCGATATGTTTTACGTTGCCTGAGCACTATTCAAAGAATCCACCGCTGTATAATCTTTACACCAATATCAGAG GTAGGCCACTCAGCATATCCTGATTCACCTCTGGGACCTGATGCATTCCGTGAATATGAATCTTTACTAGTTCAAGATTATGAGGAACTCACAAAAGGAGGTCAGATGAACTCTAGAGAGTCTGATGATAGCAATCCGAGGGAGAGTTTAATTCCTGAAGGTGAAGGATGGTCGCAACTGGCTTTTGATGGAGACGACATTTCCAACTCTGGCCCCTATTCAACTGCAAAAGTTGTATATAAAGATGGTTTTCCTGTGCCTGCAGCAGATGGAGGCCAAATGCTAGTTGTTAATGTTCATCACTTCCCATTAATATTATGTCCTTTTTCACCTAGAGTTTTTGTTTTACCTTCTGAAGGATCAGTTGCGGAAGGAAACTTGTCAGTTGAACATGAGAACTCAATAAGCCCTGGGTTGCCTTCAATAAGTACTGGAACACCTGATGATGGTGAGGATGTGCCTGCTGGGGCAACTCTTACAGCTCAGTTTCTTTATTATCTGGCTACAAAG ATGGATCTGAAACTCGAAATATTTTCCCTTGGTGATCTCTCAAAAACTGTTGGGAGGCTTTTGATGGACATGTCAAGTCTTTATGATGTTGGTCGTCGTAAAAGATCTGCAGGGCTGCTTCTTATTGATCGGACACTTGATCTTCTTACTCCATGCTGTCATGGAGATTCACTGGTGGATAGGATATTTTCATGTTTGCCTCGAAGGGAACCAACAACTTCATTAACTCACGTGAAAGGATCTCAAAGTCAACTCAAGCATGGTGTTGTACGTCCTCCTCTTGATGTTCAGATACCACTTGATAAAATACTTGAGGAAGAAACTTTAGGAGATAATTTTCAGCTTCTAGAAAGCATTGAGGCATTTTTACATGGGTGGGATTCTAGCAATGCTGCTGCTCAAATTGTTGATTTGACAAATCTGAGTAAGAAACTAAATGGAGAAAAGCCGCTGCAAAATTCCAAGTTTGAGCAAATAAGGGGTTCCTTTGTCTCTACTGATAATTTTCATGGAACTAAGTACCTGGAAGCTGTACTGGACAGAAGAACAAAAGATGGGGCTGTGCTAATTAAGAAATGGCTTCAAGAAAGTTTGCGGCAGGAAAATATAACTCTGAACATGAAAATTCGTCAACGTTCCATTTCCAACACAGAGCTTCAACCAATGATTAAGGCAATAGCAAAAAGTCAATCATCGCTAGTGAGAAACAAAGGGATCATTCAGTTAGCAGCAGCAACATTAACTGCTTTAGATGAATTACATTCTACCAGATGGGATGGATTTAGCAGTGCTGAGAAGATATTGAACGTAAATGCAGGAGATACGAGCCAGAGCCTTGCCTCTCAGATTAGTGATCTCATTAACAAGAGTGCTTTAGTGGGTTTGCAGGAGCATAAGAGTCATTCTTCACAGGGTCTGCTTAGCCTTCAAGATGCTCTACTTCTTACAGTTATTGGGTATATACTGGCAGGTGAGAACTTTCCAACATCTGGATCTGGTGGTCCATTTTCTTGGCAAGAGGAACATTTTATGCAAGAAGCTATTTTGGATGCAATACTTGAGAACCCAGCAGTAGCAAGACTGAAATTTCTCCAAGGTTTGGCAGAAGAGCTAAAAGCCAACTTCAGCCGGAGAAATCCAGATGAAAAGAAGGAAGAGTCTCCGAGTCAATTGGAAACAGTTGATTTTGATGATGATCAGTGGGAGAGTTGGGGTGACGAAAATGAGGATACGGATAAAACAAAAGACCAAGCTTATGGAGACATGCAACTCAAGTTAGAATTACGAGATAGGGTGGATAATCTTTTCAAATTCCTTCACAAATTATCCAGCTTGAGGAGAATTATGCCTTTGGAAACAAAGTTGAACGATGATCCTTATTCAAATAAAGGATTGCTGTACAAAGTTCTGACAAGGGTGTTGGCTAAGTATGATTTCCCTGGCCTAGAGTACCATTCCTCCACTGTTGGACGGCTTTTCAAGAGTGGATTTGGAAGATTTGGTCTTGGACAG GCGAAACCAAGTCTTGTTGACCAAGatattattcttgtttttgtCATAGGAGGCATCAATACTGTAGAG GTACGGGAAGCTCATGAGGCATTATCAGAAAGTAGTAGGCCTGATAAAGAACTGATTCTTGGTGGAACAACCCTTCTCACTCCTGATGACAtgtttgagttacttttgggagAATCTAGTTTCATATGA
- the LOC113753240 gene encoding uncharacterized protein LOC113753240, which produces MAVFKQLLSQAHRHYSFPKSHQSLLSLLTRNRPFSDQPPPNSSPRNPIPIQPVSYAVKEPNPEKEESPPPAATESQPQGPATGQSSSPPEQNPGGPDQDVRASWTREEIRYVKDTPIISPVSYPARVAPLPEDRVATEEVKEDDELETERRRIEAENQNMMRRVLRVQEEKVPFPTLIRTDDSKKGKVVYDLKDAIQLVKANAKRNFEETFEAHIKLTPELRRTDLKLSGSVLLPHGCGKNFRVAVFAEGDAAEEAREAGAACVGGKELVDRIKRGEEKFQYDRCFATREMMIYVPKIAKFLKRGLMPNPDNGTVTNDISRAVREAISQTIMFQKDKSAIVHVPLGKVTYPEEALRENIGAFVNALLHAKPAGLKKSSKYAGYVSTFHICSTMGPSVPVTMQSVSMAVDRYNKLRLQA; this is translated from the exons ATGGCCGTATTCAAGCAACTTCTCTCTCAAGCCCACCGCCATTACTCCTTCCCCAAATCCCACCAATCCCTACTTTCTCTCCTTACTAGAAATCGGCCCTTTTCCGACCAACCTCCTCCAAATTCATCCCCAAGAAACCCCATCCCCATCCAACCAGTTTCCTACGCCGTTAAAGAACCCAATCCCGAAAAGGAGGAAAGCCCACCACCAGCAGCTACTGAATCCCAGCCCCAAGGCCCCGCCACAGGCCAATCATCATCGCCACCGGAGCAAAACCCTGGTGGGCCGGACCAGGATGTTAGAGCCTCTTGGACCCGAGAGGAAATTCGATATGTGAAGGATACTCCGATTATTTCTCCGGTGTCGTACCCGGCTCGGGTGGCCCCGTTGCCTGAGGACCGGGTGGCAACTGAGGAGGTGAAGGAGGATGATGAGTTGGAGACGGAGAGGAGGAGAATTGAGGCTGAAAATCAGAATATGATGAGGAGGGTTTTGAGGGTTCAGGAGGAAAAGGTCCCTTTTCCGACTTTGATTAGGACGGATGATAGTAAGAAAGGGAAGGTTGTTTATGATCTTAAAGATGCAATTCAGCTAGTAAAG GCTAATGCCAAGCGTAATTTTGAGGAAACGTTTGAAGCACACATCAAACTGACACCTGAATTACGTAGAACTGATCTG AAGCTTAGTGGTTCTGTCTTGCTCCCACATGGTTGTGGAAAG AATTTTCGGGTGGCTGTCTTTGCTGAAGGAGATGCTGCAGAGGAGGCTCGTGAAGCTGGGGCTGCTTGTGTTGGTGGAAAGGAGCTTGTAGATAGAATAAAGAGAG GTGAGGAGAAATTTCAGTATGATAGATGTTTTGCTACTCGGGAAATGATGATTTACGTGCCAAAG ATAGCAAAATTCCTGAAGCGAGGGTTGATGCCAAATCCTGAT AATGGCACTGTGACCAATGACATTTCAAGGGCTGTTAGAGAAGCAATAAGTCAAACCATTATGTTCCAAAAAGATAAATCTGCAATAGTGCATGTACCACTTGGAAAG GTGACGTATCCAGAAGAAGCCTTACGTGAAAATATAGGTGCCTTTGTCAATGCCCTCTTGCATGCTAAACCTGCAGGATTAAAGAAGA GTTCCAAATATGCTGGGTACGTTAGTACTTTTCACATCTGCAGCACG ATGGGTCCATCAGTCCCTGTAACAATGCAATCGGTGTCCATGGCTGTTGATCGATACAACAAATTGAGACTGCAGGCATAA